One genomic segment of Strix aluco isolate bStrAlu1 chromosome 9, bStrAlu1.hap1, whole genome shotgun sequence includes these proteins:
- the SNED1 gene encoding sushi, nidogen and EGF-like domain-containing protein 1 isoform X7: MLRPCLNGGKCIEDCITGNPSYTCSCLAGFTGKRCHVDVDECLSHPCQNGATCLNGAGSFSCRCLPGFRGANCETEESPCESRVCQNGGRCQVANGTAACLCQPGYAGEDCQTEVNECESSPCLNGGHCVDLVDNYTCVCLEPFVGQRCETDLSSCEDRSCRNRQTCNYIRPGRYICTCSPGYYGNNCQYGGPRMPGACLSHPCQNAGSCLETEQGYICECQEGYTGQDCRDKLSEGCECRNGGSCLEGNVTICQCPPGFFGLLCEFEVTTTPCNVNTQCPDGGYCMEYGGSYLCVCHTDYGTNHTMPSPCDSEPCMNGGSCEVHDDSYTCECPRGFLGKHCEKAKPRLCSTGPCRNGGTCREADGEYHCTCPYRFTGKHCEIGKPDPCASGPCQNGGTCFHYIGKYKCDCPPGYAGRHCEIVPSPCFLSPCENGATCEDLGGDYACTCPMGYVGKHCQSEVDCGVPSEVKHAQASFNSTKVGSLAEYQCELGYTLSQHNHPRVCRLPGIWSDPPECDEIDECRSQPCLNGGRCKDHVAEFLCLCEPGYTGHHCESDVDECQSEPCKNGGTCRDLPGSFACYCPEGFVGTQCETEVDACESGPCQNGGECKSYGGSYLCMCPEGFFGYHCETASDPCFSSPCGSRGYCLPSNGTHSCTCKVSYTGKSCEKELLPPTSLKVERVEDTGVLISWHPPEDAAARQLIDGYAVTYVSLDGSYRRTDFVDRSRSAHQLRALASGRAYNISVFSVKRNVNNKNDISRPIMLTTRTRPRPVEGFEITNVTASTITVQWALHRLKHSTVSRVRVSIRQPGDLADRTVELNSSVAKYTFLDLQPGERYVVHVTTLSGLGTEDHPSESLATAPFHVWTRPLPPQNLTASRVTATSVSMAWEQPPAGAVEGYIINVTTAQSVKSRYVPNGKLVSYTVRDLLPGQRYRLSVTAVQNTEQGQVHSEPIHLYVTTLQRDGTPERRWSQAGHPRVLRNRLPPAFLPELRLLADHDTAEEPSPAPRFTELVDGRGRISARFGAVLGKSITVKTQLEAPVKLENVEVSSQGSLALQLREAKSKSEGQNCSVNPCKNGGTCARDAESYHCDCRPGFKGRLCELAACKKVPHSCTRLYSETKSFPVWEGGTCHYLYRRVYKVHQDICYKESCESTGSEKTTSRKPSNSHTLKKP; this comes from the exons ATGCTGCGGCCCTGCCTGAACGGGGGGAAGTGTATTGAGGACTGCATCACAGGGAACCCCTCCTacacctgctcctgcctggccgGCTTTACCGGGAAGAGGTGCCATGTTG ATGTGGATGAGTGTCTCTCCCACCCGTGTCAGAATGGAGCCACCTGCCTCAACGGTGCCGGCAGCTTCAGCTGCAGGTGCCTGCCAGGCTTCAGAGGTGCCAACTGTGAGACGG AAGAGTCACCATGTGAGAGCAGGGTGTGCCAGAACGGCGGGAGGTGCCAGGTGGCGAACGGGACGGCAGCGTGCTTGTGCCAGCCGGGGTACGCGGGGGAGGACTGCCAGACAG AGGTGAATGAGTGCGAGTCCAGCCCATGCCTGAACGGCGGGCACTGCGTCGACCTGGTCGATAACTACACCTGCGTGTGCCTGGAGCCCTTCGTTGGACAGCGCTGCGAGACag ACTTGTCTTCCTGCGAGGACCGGAGCTGCCGGAACCGGCAGACATGCAACTACATCCGCCCCGGCCGCTACATCTGCACCTGCTCCCCAGGTTATTACGGCAACAACTGCCAGTACG GCGGGCCCCGCATGCCCGGTGCCTGCCTCTCCCACCCGTGCCAGAacgcaggcagctgcctggagaCGGAGCAGGGCTACATCTGTGAATGCCAGGAGGGCTACACTGGGCAGGACTGTCGAGACA AGCTCTCCGAGGGCTGCGAGTGTCGCAACGGGGGCAGTTGTCTGGAGGGGAATGTCACCATCTGCCAATGCCCGCCTGGGTTTTTTGGTCTCCTCTGTGAATTCG AAGTCACCACCACGCCGTGCAACGTGAACACGCAGTGCCCGGACGGCGGGTACTGCATGGAGTATGGCGGGAGCTACCTCTGCGTCTGCCACACTGACTATGGCACCAACCACA CAATGCCATCCCCCTGTGACTCGGAGCCCTGCATGAACGGGGGGTCCTGTGAGGTTCATGATGATTCGTACACCTGTGAGTGTCCTCGAGGCTTCCTTGGCAAGCACTGTGAGAAAG ccaagccacGGCTCTGCAGCACGGGGCCCTGTCGCAACGGGGGCACCTGCAGGGAGGCAGACGGCGAGTACCACTGCACCTGCCCCTACCGCTTCACCGGCAAGCACTGCGAGATCG GTAAGCCGGACCCCTGTGCCTCGGGGCCCTGCCAGAACGGGGGCACCTGCTTCCACTACATCGGCAAGTACAAGTGTGACTGTCCCCCAGGCTACGCCGGCCGGCACTGCGAGATCG TGCCCTCCCCGTGCTTCCTTAGCCCCTGTGAGAACGGCGCTACCTGTGAGGACCTCGGTGGGGACTACGCTTGCACCTGCCCTATGGGCTATGTAGGGAAGCACTGCCAGTCCG AGGTTGACTGCGGTGTCCCCAGCGAGGTGAAGCATGCCCAGGCCTCTTTCAACTCCACCAAGGTGGGCTCGCTGGCTGAATACCAGTGTGAGCTGGGCTACACCCTCAGTCAGCACAACCACCCCCGTGTCTGCCGCTTGCCAGGCATCTGGAGCGACCCCCCCGAATGCGATG AGATTGATGAGTGCCggtcccagccctgcctgaaCGGTGGCCGGTGCAAGGACCACGTTGCAGAGTTCCTGTGCCTGTGTGAGCCGGGTTACACCGGCCACCACTGCGAGTCAG ATGTCGACGAGTGCCAGTCAGAGCCCTGCAAGAATGGTGGGACCTGCCGGGACCTCCCTGGGTCCTTCGCTTGCTACTGTCCCGAGGGTTTTGTGGGGACCCAGTGCGAGACAG AAGTGGATGCTTGTGAGTCGGGCCCTTGCCAAAATGGAGGGGAGTGCAAGAGCTACGGGGGCTCCTACCTTTGCATGTGCCCGGAGGGTTTCTTCGGCTACCACTGCGAGACAG CCAGCGACCCGTGCTTCTCCAGCCCCTGCGGGAGCAGAGGCTACTGCCTGCCCAGCAACGGCACccacagctgcacctgcaaagtCAGCTACACAGGCAAGAGCTGTGAAAAAG AATTGCTGCCACCAACCTCATTAAAGGTGGAAAGGGTGGAGGACACTGGTGTGTTGATTTCTTGGCACCCACCTGAGGACGCAGCCGCCAGGCAACTCATTGACGGCTACGCCGTGACGTACGTATCCCTCGACGGCTCTTACCGCAGGACAGATTTTGTGGACCGAAGTCGTTCTGCCCACCAATTGCGGGCACTAGCCTCCGGCAGAGCCTacaatatttctgtcttttcagtcAAACGCAACGTGAACAACAAGAATGATATCAGCAGGCCCATCATGCTCACCACGCGCACTA GACCGCGTCCGGTGGAAGGCTTTGAGATCACGAACGTGACAGCCAGCACCATCACGGTGCAATGGGCTCTCCACCGGCTCAAGCACTCCACTGTCAGTAGGGTGCGTGTCTCCATCCGCCAGCCGGGGGACCTGGCAGACCGCACCGTGGAGCTGAACAGCAGTGTGGCCAAGTACACCTTCCT ggacctgcagccaggagagaggTACGTTGTCCATGTCACGACGCTGAGCGGCCTGGGGACAGAAGACCACCCCTCCGAGAGTCTGGCTACAGCCCCCTTCCACGTGTGGACAA GGCCTCTCCCCCCACAAAACCTGACTGCCTCCCGCGTCACCGCCACCTCCGTGTCCATGGCGTGGGAGCAGCCGCCCGCCGGTGCCGTGGAGGGGTACATCATCAATGTCACCACCGCTCAGAGCGTGAAGAGCCGCTACGTGCCGAACGGGAAGCTTGTGTCCTACACGGTGCGGGACCTGCTCCCTGGGCAGCGGTACCGCCTGTCTGTGACGGCCGTGCAGAACACGGAGCAAGGCCAAGTGCACAGCGAGCCCATCCACCTCTACGTCACCACCC TGCAGAGGGATGGGACTCCAGAGAGACGGTGGAGCCAAGCTGGACACCCCCGGGTCCTGCGCAACAGGCTGCCCCCAGCCTTCCTGCCCGAACTCCGCTTGCTAGCAGATCACGACACAGCTGAGGAGCCCTCGCCAGCTCCCAG GTTCACCGAGCTGGTGGATGGCAGAGGGAGGATCAGCGCCAGGTTCGGCGCCGTGTTGGGCAAATCGATCACTGTGAAGACAC AGCTGGAGGCTCCAGTGAAGCTGGAGAATGTGGAGGTGTCCAGCCAGGGCAGTCTGGCACTGCAGCTGCGCGAGGCAAAGAGCAAGA GCGAGGGGCAGAACTGCTCCGTGAACCCCTGCAAGAACGGAGGCACCTGTGCCAGGGATGCCGAGTCCTACCACTGTGACTGCCGCCCGGGATTCAAAGGCCGGCTCTGCGAGCTGG CAGCCTGCAAGAAGGTGCCACACTCGTGCACGCGGCTGTACTCGGAAACCAAGTCATTCCCCGTGTGGGAAGGAGGCACCTGCCACTACCT gtaCAGGAGAGTCTACAAGGTACACCAGGACATCTGCTACAAGGAGAGCTGTGAGAGCACCGGTTCCGAGAAGACAACCAGCAG aaaaCCAAGCAACAGTCACACACTGAAGAAGCCATAG